Proteins from a single region of Xiphophorus maculatus strain JP 163 A chromosome 22, X_maculatus-5.0-male, whole genome shotgun sequence:
- the LOC102237123 gene encoding ankyrin-3-like isoform X22 encodes MREKGKHYGRSGGFIDRRVIVHRSADRGEDAMTGDTDKYLRPQDLKELGDDSLPQEGYMGFSIGARSASPRISLRSFSSDRSNTLNRSSFARDSMMIEEILAPTKDTLQSVCKDISYLVDPLNKHLAVTRDHSSDCMRRYSWTPDTMDHSHNTVSSPIHSGVSSPLAQYDSRFLVSFMVDARGGSMRGSRHNGLRIIIPPRKCTAPTRITCRLAKRHKLAYPPPMVEGEGLVSRLVEVGPAGAQFLGPVIVEIPHFGSMRGKERELIVLRSDNGDTWKEHQFDTRPEDLTELLAGMEEEMDSPDELEKKRICRIITRDFPQYFAVVSRIKQESNHMGPDGGVLSCSTVNMVQASFPQGALTKRIRVGLQAQPVPDELVRAVLGNRATFSPIVTVEPRRRKFHKPITMTIPVPPRSAEGHPSGQRGESAPCLRLLCSITGGTSPAQWEDITGTTPLSFVTDCVSFTTNVSARFWLADCHQIPETVSLASQLYRELICVPYLAKFVVFAKMNDTVEARLRCFCMTDDKVDKTLEQQENFEEVARSKDIEVLEGKPIFVDCYGNLSPLTKSGQQLVFNFYSFKENRLPFNVKVRDVGQEPCGRLSFLREPKTTKGLPQTAICNLNITLPTHKKDMESDPDDETEKPERRHTFASLALRKRYSYLTDPAAKTTDRSPPRTQPSGYPDKPVFSTRSYQAWSPVPVTGPGQAKSGFGSLSSSSSNTPSASPLKSVWSINSASPIKTNIPGSPASSVKSVSDTASPIRSYISISSPIKTVIHQSQYPVQVTPSPLASPGKSASDPLSMKGLAALTSRTPITSTGGGSPYLERTSMGLTPPTSPKSSLSMFSSSLPYKTILGSSTGTTPSSSPIKTVPGLTSMRSLAMDSTAPVRNLFSSLSSPLKSSNSPSAAALINGTVSPAQYRSSSPTSHLASSLQERIQATTNAATTSVNAAFDEVEKTFNSCSAGYGTLKSLSSSASSSYQSIRSSASGSLYTSLRSPPNVTTAVTSSTMTVPVYSVINVVPESQLKKRSEVPPSIAVLLSPRKSIPSDMNVQSSFVRTLSPVKAPLYSPGIKSNAASPLSSSQEILKDVAEMKEDLIRMSAILQTEPNSTASKGFQSDSPKEVKIEDEEPYRIVEKVKQDLVKVSEILTKDSRKDGRISPARGSLDDIHFSKVQVEQPPSNWSYPPRYETVVSQARSKPIPDRDFNLSKVVDYLANDNSSFSKMHDTKQKADEGKREAEGKEKQKRVLKPTTAVQEHKLKMPPTTMRSSPSEKELSKVTDALFGGDTVLESPDDIFHEQDKSPLSDSGFETRSERTPSAPQSAEGTGPKTPFQDIPVPPVITETRTEVVHVIRSYEPEDDKQLAMEDVDTVRNIDSDFKKHHTPSLSTPDQNKCHSVKCSPDEDPMGKGMRVKEETHITTTTRMVYHKPPGKEAPSERCEETMSVHDIMKAFQSGKDPSRELAGLFEHKSGNEEVSQRFLEDINSKPKVERIIEVHIEKGSKAEPTEVIIRETKNHAEKDMYYYPGSRQDDEEPEESLPVYLESPRVSTPLSQEEDSRPSSAQLVADDSYKTLKLLSQQSVEFHEDESSELRGESYNFAEKMLLSEKFDQSHSDTEEYLRDRSRYHSPDRSTHVKARSPGPRTEYVFRSSRNVFDKSGRMANVDDNFDKLTLLQYSSEPGSPKQSVWMRVPDETQIKEREQSEYEDRVDRTVKEAEEKLSEVSQFFRDKTEQLNDELSSPEKKSRRPDFRESRSGPSSTQSSPERSPYRSGGSGEEWNRERLRDRFGPSDRKCSSLPSSPERRVLLQLSDNDPRKQGDGKLQGSVGDSPKSFQMSSSKVSAVRLKFEQEAQRQDRGSSGSQNQNPPIRKLQETRLPVYQMFSGSSFQKAPDSPANQRKCKETESNKSSPKHETSGKDQEENKSFKTWERQGYGQCKPQSPKLSNYSAQDSTKDCSSDSQRQETTKKIIYTEFVVRESPSTNDGLKKNSESQIPVRKSSNFSENHKSTSLKLDEPSERPGPHTPTLGRNRLHSSSESNRSTRGSSLGKSRVSSESSQSNVVCNGIDDDQVQYLDQATPVVVTEGFKDIKPLPVYVSIQVGKQYEKETSSGQLGTYKKIVSHESRTVHETRGAVYSVKQKQSPSPQGSPEDDTLEQVTFMDSSGKSPVTPETPSPEELSLTSRTPDSVIGFMTSMPSTIPEESEEEDGKTFIYKEPLKAKSKPASPENQSKKQEGERGKSKEKRVAYIEFPPPPPLEAEQCSAEKRSARTSSETETEMIEVNLQEEHDRHLLAEPIIRVQPPSPIPPGTDNSDSSDDESVFHPVPVKKYTFKMKEEGEKHQKHKKSEKNGTKESGVNGGKGEDAELEQNGNDQSITDCSIATTAEFSHDTDATEIDSLDGYDLQDEDDGLSEDPKTSSMSNDGKATDRSFNQSKLEVIEEEKCEEGGDNGKTKSGTSGAKASGEKKDYTLEGRHPDRKGFGENYFGYQIQDELNSTFKTVATKGLDFDPWSTKGVDNEGLFESKAKEEDPKPYSLSAEEKSQATTPDTTPARTPTDESTPTSEPNPFPFHEGKMFEMTRSGAIDMSKRDFVEERLQFFQIGEHSSDPITGEKGRGGKILGVPSSQSKTGERSTVDGKMTVVDTTLDSSTRPTTPATTAAKYNPAQPGSDIGCAVTDIPACEAIAETASSCTITASKVDSKLRTPIKMGIAASITVKKDSGDLADCKAELSEGQVVPEYISIKGQCSEKKSSSHSELRKENKDYPSENCNNNNNLESSSVQANYIQCGSLVFNLQSSSEPTLQKASRIETLCCKDKNEKVEVPSSSQVQEQKTETVKESEAKHPRSRLPVKSSGWSFHTQGTAIGKQKPKQAVAGEVRKRGEPVIAKVEPRSRIPVKDVKKSSPPATASLPVSVRITSHPVKTLNTGRAAIQLPTRQPQKDRHQLSSVTSEGASRQNRQDNPSELCKRTIEYFKDISGETLKLVDRLSDEEKKTQTEQSEEDSTSRSTSLSDASQPSQPSQPSRSSRSGRGSRAEAGAASVRAKVATTDRGSGSERSRRSRRTGGKEGSQGLTGSRTPPIAEIKPSPQSPCERTDLRMAIVADHLGLSWTELAREMNFTVDEINHIRLENPNSLTAQSFMLLKKWVSREGKNATTDALSEVLTKVNRMDIVTLLEGPIFDYGNISGTRCFADDNAVFRDQADDYQSILAELQSPATLQNTLHFLEPELPVTPNPSLAQHQHLHYPKPENSCNQPQFTDWSPVVDPCSKEPDSPPKSPPRPYELALPAPTFDFPDPLPPKVRKPHIALNDQLLLSEEEDRPFQEMEPTLKPRSQSFPTMCELDIDMAFSTSSPSLSSMSSITPLSPDRSCTGMRLGNTSDAAQQDIGQTGGQVEVKEEIEKVVEIVTAQLVERNGLVEKLVEQELIKNVERKCEMVAKDRSQLVEEGIILLKPKWSTEQDKDYVNEQYDDVRDGSRTAACEEEKAEDECNILMEHVSLIDKMVKEAVGQSLDVGKRVQVKEKMEDPKSELQSKDGQDICDTLEGATERQTLSDLSPQAWVEALEQLQPYESGSNEKNEKQRGREIPEEALGSLLKEVNKKGSEEKEEEDEKVTQSRNQERLEEVEHAEKNICSLSGWHSNSSSVNVEPPTPGRSVSSDLLDKQESQENSSESITSSSRAESGRSRPNGDNSKHSPQDASSDSSNGRKDGTPVSEKKVQVSVDSGSEEEQTVTTRIYRRRLIIKGEEAKNIPGESVTEEHYMDHDGNLISRKVIRKVIRRVSTPTPENQGGDRWHSDLHHSPTQQDYGLGMERGNADDRGTKSISSRDGFGLAGLQELR; translated from the exons CACCTCGCCGTCACCAGGGACCACAGTTCGGACTGCATGCGACGCTACAGCTGGACTCCGGACACCATGGACCACAGTCACAACACCGTGTCCAGCCCCATTCACTCTGG CGTCTCGTCCCCACTCGCTCAGTACGACTCCAG ATTCTTGGTCAGCTTCATGGTGGACGCCCGTGGCGGTTCAATGAGAGGAAGCCGCCACAATGGGTTGCGCATCATCATTCCTCCCAGGAAGTGCACAGCGCCTACACGCATCACCTGCCGCTTGGCTAAAAGGCACAAACTGGCCTACCCTCCACCCATGGTGGAGGGGGAGGGCCTGGTCAGTCGGTTGGTGGAGGTTGGACCTGCTGGCGCTCAGTTCCTTGG TCCAGTTATTGTGGAGATTCCTCATTTTGGTTCAATGAGAGGGAAAGAAAGGGAGCTAATTGTGTTGAGGAGTGATAATGGCGACACTTGGAAGGAGCACCAGTTTGACACCAGGCCAGAAGATCTCACTGAACTGCTAGCTGGGATGGAGGAAG aGATGGACAGTCCGGATGAGTTGGAGAAAAAGCGCATCTGCCGCATCATCACCAGGGATTTCCCCCAGTATTTTGCTGTGGTGTCCAGGATCAAGCAGGAGTCCAATCACATGGGTCCAGATGGAGGAGTGCTGTCCTGCAGCACGGTGAACATGGTCCAGGCCTCATTCCCACAGGGGGCTCTAACCAAGAGGATCCGCGTGGGCTTACAG GCTCAGCCGGTGCCAGATGAGTTAGTTAGGGCAGTTCTTGGAAACAGAGCCACTTTCAGCCCCATTGTCACCGTGGAGCCCAGAAGGAGAAAGTTTCATAAGCCCATCACCATGACGATCCCCGTCCCTCCCAGATCGGCAGAAGGCCATCCCAGCGGCCAGCGGGGCGAATCTGCGCCGTGCCTGCGTTTGCTCTGCAGCATCACAG GAGGGACGTCTCCTGCGCAGTGGGAGGACATCACAGGAACCACGCCGCTGTCCTTTGTAACGGACTGCGTTTCCTTCACCACAAATGTATCGGCCAG GTTCTGGCTCGCAGACTGTCACCAGATTCCTGAGACGGTAAGCCTAGCGTCTCAGTTATACCGGGAGCTGATCTGCGTGCCGTACCTGGCCAAGTTTGTGGTGTTCGCAAAGATGAATGACACTGTGGAAGCCCGGCTGCGCTGCTTCTGCATGACGGATGACAAGGTAGACAAGACTCTAGAGCAACAGGAGAACTTCGAAGAAGTGGCGCGCAGCAAAGACATTGAG GTTCTAGAAGGAAAGCCCATCTTTGTGGATTGTTACGGCAACCTTTCACCTCTCACCAAAAGTGGGCAGCAGCTGGTTTTTAACTTCTACTCTTTCAAGGAAAACAGACTTCCTTTCAACGTCAAG GTTCGAGATGTAGGCCAGGAGCCATGTGGCCGCCTCTCCTTCCTGAGAGAGCCCAAAACCACCAAAGGCCTTCCACAAACTGCCATATGCAATTTGAATATCACACTGCCAACCCACAAGAAG GATATGGAGTCTGACCCTGATGATGAG actGAAAAGCCAGAACGACGCCATACCTTTGCATCCTTAGCTTTGCGTAAGCGCTACAGCTATTTGACTGACCCAGCTGCGA AAACAACTGATCGAAGCCCGCCGAGAACACAGCCTTCTGGCTACCCTGACAAACCTGTCTTTTCAACAAGATCTTATCAGGCGTGGTCGCCTGTTCCTGTCACCGGCCCTGGCCAAGCCAAGTCTGGGTTTGGCTCCCTCTCCAGCTCGTCATCAAACACGCCTTCTGCCTCTCCCTTAAAGTCTGTCTGGTCCATCAACTCTGCCTCTCCCATTAAGACCAACATCCCTGGATCACCTGCTTCCTCTGTCAAGTCAGTTAGTGACACAGCCTCTCCCATCCGATCCTACATATCCATTTCGTCTCCGATAAAAACTGTAATCCACCAATCCCAGTACCCTGTCCAGGTTACCCCCAGCCCCCTGGCTTCACCTGGTAAAAGTGCTTCAGACCCTTTGTCCATGAAAGGATTAGCAGCATTGACTTCTAGGACCCCTATAACGTCAACTGGAGGAGGAAGTCCTTATCTTGAGAGAACGTCAATGGGCCTGACCCCACCAACCTCTCCCAAATCTTCTCTCAGCATGTTCAGTTCTTCCCTGCCATATAAAACTATTTTGGGAAGTTCAACTGGTACAACTCCATCCTCCTCACCTATAAAAACAGTCCCTGGTCTTACATCTATGCGTTCCCTTGCGATGGATTCCACTGCTCCGGTAAGAAATCTATTCTCCTCCCTTTCATCACCTCTTAAATCCAGCAACTCTCCAAGTGCTGCCGCTCTGATTAATGGAACTGTGTCACCTGCACAGTACCGCTCTTCATCACCAACATCTCATCTCGCCAGCAGCCTGCAAGAAAGAATACAAGCAACCACCAATGCCGCTACAACAAGTGTTAATGCGGCCTTTGATGAGGTTGAAAAGACATTCAATTCTTGCTCTGCAGGTTACGGCACcctcaagtctttgtcctcatCTGCCTCCTCCTCATACCAGTCCATTAGGTCATCGGCTTCTGGTTCCCTCTATACCTCCCTGAGATCCCCTCCCAATGTCACCACTGCTGTAACTTCAAGTACAATGACTGTTCCAGTGTACTCTGTGATTAATGTGGTTCCAGAGTCCCAGTTGAAAAAGAGATCTGAGGTGCCTCCCTCAATTGCTGTCCTTCTGTCACCAAGAAAAAGTATTCCTTCTGACATGAATGTTCAGTCCTCCTTTGTCAGAACTCTGTCCCCTGTCAAAGCACCCCTGTATTCTCCTGGCATCAAATCCAACGCAGCATCACCATTATCATCCAGCCAAGAAATTCTGAAGGATGTCGCTGAAATGAAAGAGGACTTGATTAGAATGTCAGCCATTTTGCAGACAGAACCAAACTCTACAGCCAGCAAAGGGTTTCAGTCCGATTCTCCTAAAGAGGTTAAGATAGAGGATGAGGAGCCATATCGAATTGTGGAGAAAGTAAAGCAGGACTTGGTAAAAGTAAGTGAAATCCTGACCAAAGATTCCAGAAAGGACGGTAGAATTTCTCCTGCAAGAGGTTCATTGGATGACATACACTTCTCAAAAGTCCAAGTTGAACAGCCACCAAGCAACTGGAGTTACCCACCAAGATATGAGACAGTAGTTTCTCAAGCAAGATCAAAACCCATACCTGACAGAGATTTCAATCTGTCTAAAGTGGTTGACTACCTAGCCAATGATAATAGCTCTTTTTCCAAAATGCATGacacaaaacagaaagcagatgaaggaaaaagagaagcagagggtaaagaaaagcagaaacgAGTCCTCAAACCAACTACAGCAGTTCAGGAGCATAAGCTCAAAATGCCTCCTACAACCATGCGATCTTCCCCTTCAGAAAAAGAATTAAGTAAAGTGACTGATGCACTTTTTGGTGGAGACACTGTGCTGGAATCCCCTGATGACATATTCCACGAACAGGATAAAAGTCCTCTCTCAGACAGCGGGTTTGAAACCAGGAGTGAGAGGACTCCATCAGCTCCACAAAGTGCAGAAGGCACAGGTCCCAAGACTCCTTTTCAGGATATCCCAGTTCCACCAGTAATCACAGAGACTAGAACTGAAGTTGTGCATGTCATCAGAAGCTACGAGCCAGAGGACGACAAACAGCTTGCAATGGAAGATGTAGATACTGTTAGAAACATTGATTCAGATTTCAAAAAGCATCATACTCCCTCTCTGTCAACTCCAGATCAGAATAAATGCCATTCAGTAAAATGTAGCCCTGATGAAGACCCAATGGGAAAGGGAATGAGGGTAAAAGAGGAAACTCACATCACGACCACCACTAGGATGGTGTACCACAAACCACCTGGCAAAGAAGCACCATCAGAGAGATGTGAGGAAACTATGTCAGTGCATGATATCATGAAGGCTTTTCAGTCAGGAAAGGACCCTTCCAGAGAGCTAGCTGGACTGTTTGAACACAAGTCTGGCAATGAGGAGGTTTCACAAAGGTTTCTTGAGGACATCAACTCCAAACCCAAGGTTGAAAGAATAATTGAGGTTCACATAGAAAAGGGTAGTAAAGCAGAACCAACAGAAGTAAtaatcagagaaacaaaaaaccaTGCAGAGAAGGACATGTATTATTACCCAGGGAGTAGACAAGACGATGAGGAGCCTGAGGAGTCACTTCCAGTGTACCTTGAGTCCCCTAGAGTGAGTACACCTCTGTCACAGGAAGAAGACAGTCGTCCTAGTTCTGCTCAGCTAGTGGCAGATGACTcctataaaacattaaagttacTTAGCCAGCAATCTGTAGAGTTTCATGAAGATGAGTCATCAGAGCTTAGAGGAGAATCATACAACTTTGCTGAAAAAATGCTATTGTCTGAGAAATTTGATCAATCTCATTCAGACACTGAGGAGTATCTCAGAGATAGATCTCGGTACCACTCACCTGACAGAAGCACTCACGTAAAGGCTAGATCACCTGGGCCAAGGACAGAGTATGTATTTAGGTCATCAAGAAATGTCTTTGACAAATCAGGACGAATGGCTAATGTTGATGATAATTTTGACAAACTGACACTTTTGCAGTATTCCTCAGAGCCCGGTAGCCCAAAACAGTCTGTTTGGATGCGTGTGCCAGATGAAACGCAGATTAAGGAGAGAGAACAGTCTGAATATGAGGACAGAGTGGATAGGACTGTTAAAGAAGCAGAGGAGAAACTTAGTGAGGTATCTCAGTTTTTTCGTGATAAAACAGAGCAGCTAAATGATGAGCTGTCATCTCCAGAGAAGAAATCTCGCAGACCAGATTTCAGGGAATCCCGATCTGGGCCCAGTTCAACCCAAAGTAGCCCAGAAAGGTCACCATATAGGAGTGGGGGTAGTGGGGAGGAGTGGAACAGAGAGAGGTTAAGAGACAGATTTGGCCCTAGTGATAGAAAATGTTCCAGTCTACCCAGCAGTCCTGAAAGAAGAGTATTGCTCCAGTTAAGTGATAATGACCCAAGAAAACAAGGAGATGGAAAACTACAGGGAAGTGTTGGTGACAGTccaaaatcttttcaaatgtcttcctCCAAAGTTAGTGCAGTCAGGCTAAAATTTGAACAAGAGGCTCAGAGGCAAGATAGGGGAAGTTCAGGGAGTCAAAATCAAAACCCTCCAATCAGAAAGCTCCAGGAAACTAGACTACCTGTGTATCAGATGTTTTCTGGGTCTAGTTTTCAAAAAGCACCTGACAGTCCAgcaaaccaaagaaaatgcaaagagaCTGAGTCAAATAAGTCATCACCCAAGCATGAGACCAGTGGCAAAGATCAGGAAGAGAATAAGTCGTTCAAAACATGGGAGAGACAGGGGTATGGACAGTGTAAACCTCAGTCCCCAAAACTATCCAATTATTCAGCTCAGGATTCCACAAAAGATTGCAGTAGTGATTCCCAAAGacaggaaacaacaaagaaaataatctatACAGAATTTGTTGTCAGAGAAAGTCCAAGTACCAATGATGGGCTAAAAAAAAACTCGGAATCGCAAATTCCTGTAAGAAAATCGTCTAATTTTTCAGAAAACCACAAATCCACCTCTTTAAAATTAGATGAACCAAGTGAAAGACCAGGGCCTCATACCCCTACTTTAGGTAGAAATCGGTTACACAGTAGCTCTGAATCCAATAGGTCTACCCGTGGATCATCCTTAGGGAAATCCAGAGTCTCCTCAGAGAGTAGCCAGTCAAATGTAGTATGTAATGGCATTGATGATGATCAAGTACAGTACTTGGATCAAGCAACTCCTGTAGTTGTGACTGAGGGTTTCAAAGATATTAAACCCTTGCCAGTGTATGTCAGCATCCAAGTAGGAAAGCAGTATGAGAAAGAAACAAGTTCAGGGCAGCTGGGGACATACAAAAAGATTGTGAGTCATGAGAGCAGGACAGTGCATGAAACGAGAGGCGCAGTTTACAGTGTCAAGCAAAAACAGTCTCCTTCTCCTCAAGGAAGTCCAGAAGATGACACTTTAGAACAGGTAACTTTCATGGATAGCTCTGGGAAAAGCCCTGTAACCCCTGAGACCCCAAGCCCAGAAGAGCTGAGCCTGACATCCCGAACACCAGACTCTGTGATAGGTTTTATGACCAGCATGCCAAGCACTATCCCAGAGGAGTCTGAGGAGGAAGATGGAAAGACCTTCATCTATAAAGAGCCCTTAAAAGCAAAATCCAAGCCAGCCTCTCCAGAGAATCAAAGTAAAAAGCAGGAAGGAGAAAGAGGGAAGTCAAAGGAAAAAAGAGTTGCTTATATAGAGTTTCCGCCCCCTCCTCCATTAGAGGCCGAGCAGTGCAGTGCTGAGAAAAGGTCTGCACGTACTTCCtctgaaacagagacagagaTGATTGAAGTAAATCTTCAAGAAGAGCATGATAGACACCTTTTAGCCGAGCCTATCATTCGAGTCCAGCCTCCTTCTCCTATTCCCCCAGGGACTGATAACAGTGACTCTAGTGATGATGAGTCTGTCTTCCATCCCGTTCCTGTCAAAAAGTACACcttcaaaatgaaagaagaaggagagaagcatcaaaaacacaaaaagtcagAGAAAAATGGAACTAAAGAATCTGGGGTTAATGGTGGAAAGGGAGAGGATGCTGAATTggaacaaaatggaaatgatcagTCCATCACTGACTGTTCAATAGCAACAACTGCTGAGTTCTCCCATGACACAGATGCTACTGAGATTGACTCTTTAGATGGATATGATCTtcaggatgaagatgatggaCTAAGTGAAGACCCTAAAACATCAAGTATGTCCAATGATGGGAAAGCTACTGACCGTTCATTTAATCAGTCCAAGCTTGAAGTGATAGAAGAGGAGAAATGTGAGGAAGGAGGTGACAATGGAAAGACTAAAAGTGGCACATCTGGAGCCAAAGctagtggagaaaaaaaagactatacCCTTGAAGGAAGACATCCGGATAGGAAGGGCTTTGGGGAGAACTATTTTGGATACCAAATTCAAGATGAGCTGAATTCAACCTTTAAAACTGTTGCTACCAAAGGTCTGGACTTCGATCCGTGGTCAACAAAAGGGGTTGATAATGAAGGGCTTTTTGAGTCTAAAGCAAAAGAAGAGGACCCCAAACCTTACAGTTTGTCGGCTGAAGAAAAATCACAGGCTACAACACCTGACACAACCCCTGCTCGAACACCAACTGATGAGAGCACACCGACTAGTGAGCCTAACCCCTTCCCTTTCCATGAAGGGAAGATGTTTGAGATGACACGCAGTGGTGCTATTGACATGAGCAAGCGGGACTTTGTTGAAGAGAGGCTTCAGTTTTTCCAGATTGGTGAGCATTCCTCTGACCCTATAACAGGGGAAAAAGGGAGAGGGGGAAAGATCCTGGGGGTACCTTCCTCTCAGTCAAAAACTGGGGAGAGGTCCACAGTAGATGGAAAGATGACAGTTGTAGATACTACCTTAGACAGCAGCACTAGACCAACAACACCAGCTACAACTGCAGCGAAATACAACCCTGCACAGCCTGGCAGTGACATAGGTTGTGCTGTTACTGATATTCCTGCCTGTGAAGCCATAGCTGAGACTGCCTCTTCATGCACAATCACAGCCTCTAAGGTTGATTCCAAATTACGAACTCCTATTAAAATGGGCATAGCTGCCTCTATAACTGTGAAAAAAGACTCAGGGGATCTCGCAGACTGCAAAGCTGAGTTGTCAGAGGGTCAGGTGGTGCCAGAATACATTAGTATAAAGGGTCAGTGTTCAGAGAAAAAGTCTAGCAGTCATTCTGAgcttagaaaagaaaacaaagactaCCCATCTGAAAACtgcaacaacaataataaccTGGAATCCTCCAGTGTTCAGGCCAACTATATTCAGTGTGGCAGTTTAGTGTTTAATTTGCAGTCCTCCTCTGAGCCCACCTTACAGAAGGCTAGCAGGATAGAAACTCTGTGCTGTAAAGATAAGAACGAGAAAGTAGAAGTGCCCAGCAGCAGTCAGGTTCAAGAGCAGAAGACCGAAACAGTTAAAGAGAGTGAGGCAAAGCATCCCAGGTCAAGGCTTCCAGTCAAATCATCAGGCTGGTCATTTCACACACAAGGAACTGCCATTGGGAAGCAGAAACCCAAACAAGCAGTAGCAGGTGAGGTCAGGAAAAGAGGAGAGCCAGTGATTGCCAAAGTAGAGCCTAGATCAAGGATACCAGTCAAAGACGTTAAAAAGAGTAGTCCTCCTGCTACAGCTAGCTTACCTGTCTCAGTTCGTATTACCTCACATCCAGTAAAGACACTGAATACAGGGAGAGCAGCCATACAACTGCCCACAAGGCAACCACAGAAGGATAGGCATCAGCTCAGCAGTGTCACCAGTGAGGGAGCATCTAGACAAAACAGACAGGATAACCCTAGTGAACTTTGTAAGCGCACCATTGAATACTTTAAAGACATTAGCGGGGAGACGCTAAAGTTGGTGGACCGCCTGTCAGACGAGGAGAAAAAGACGCAAACAGAGCAGTCGGAGGAAGACAGCACCTCCCGAAGCACCTCTCTGTCGGACGCCTCCCAGCCTTCCCAGCCCTCCCAGCCCTCCCGCTCATCCAGGTCTGGTAGAGGTTCGAGGGCTGAGGCCGGGGCCGCGTCCGTAAGGGCAAAGGTGGCGACGACGGACAGGGGTTCCGGCAGTGAGAGGAGCAGAAGGAGTAGGCGGACTGGTGGGAAGGAGGGCAGTCAGGGACTCACAGGGTCTCGAACGCCTCCCATCGCGGAGATCAAGCCTA GTCCCCAAAGTCCTTGTGAGCGAACAGACTTGCGCATGGCTATCGTTGCAGATCACCTGGGGCTCAGCTGGACAG AGCTGGCTCGAGAGATGAACTTCACAGTGGACGAGATCAACCACATCAGACTTGAGAACCCTAACTCTCTGACAGCACAGAGCTTCATGCTACTTAAGAAATGGGTCAGTCGTGAAGGGAAAAATGCCACAA cgGATGCCTTATCTGAAGTGCTGACCAAAGTCAATCGGATGGATATTGTGACTTTGCTGGAGGGCCCAATATTCGACTATGGTAACATTTCAGGCACGAGATGTTTTGCCGATGATAACGCTGTTTTCCGGGATCAGGCTGATG ATTATCAGAGCATTCTAGCCGAGCTGCAGTCCCCTGCCACTCTGCAGAACACCCTCCACTTCCTGGAGCCTGAACTCCCTGTCACCCCCAACCCTTCCCTTGCCCAGCATCAGCATCTCCATTACCCCAAACCAGAAAACTCTTGCAATCAGCCTCAGTTCACAGATTGGAGTCCAGTTGTTGATCCTTGTAGTAAAGAACCAGACAGCCCACCTAAGAGTCCCCCCAGGCCTTATGAGCTTGCCCTGCCTGCCCCAACCTTTGATTTTCCCGACCCCCTTCCTCCTAAGGTCAGAAAGCCCCACATTGCTTTGAACGACCAGCTGCTTTTGAGTGAAGAGGAGGACAGACCTTTTCAAGAGATGGAGCCCACCCTCAAGCCCAGATCCCAGTCCTTTCCAACAATGTGCGAATTGGACATCGACATGGCGTTCTCTACCTCTTCGCCTTCGCTGTCATCCATGTCATCGATAACCCCATTGTCCCCTGATAGATCATGTACAGGTATGCGGTTGGGAAACACCTCAGATGCAGCACAACAAGATATAGGTCAGACAGGCGGTCAAGTGGAAGTGAAAGAAGAAATTGAGAAAGTGGTTGAGATTGTTACGGCGCAGTTGGTAGAGAGGAATGGATTAGTAGAGAAGTTGGTAGAACAGgaattgattaaaaatgtggaaagaaaGTGTGAGATGGTTGCAAAAGACAGGTCTCAGTTGGTGGAGGAAGGGATAATTTTGCTGAAACCGAAGTGGTCCACAGAGCAGGATAAAGATTATGTTAATGAGCAATACGATGACGTTCGAGATGGGAGTAGAACAGCAGCATGTGAGGAGGAGAAGGCTGAAGATGAATGCAATATCTTAATGGAGCATGTTAGTCTAATAGATAAAATGGTCAAAGAGGCTGTTGGTCAATCACTGGATGTTGGGAAAAGAGTACAAGTGAAGGAAAAAATGGAAGATCCTAAGTCAGAACTGCAGTCTAAAGATGGACAAGACATCTGTGACACATTAGAAGGGGCAACAGAACGCCAGACTTTGTCTGACCTTTCCCCTCAAGCTTGGGTTGAAGCGCTTGAGCAACTGCAGCCCTATGAGTCTGGATCCAATGAGAAAAATGAgaagcagagaggcagagaaaTTCCAGAGGAGGCATTAGGATCTCTGTTGAAGGAGGTGAATAAAAAAGGCtcagaggagaaggaggaggaggacgaaaAGGTGACTCAATCCAGGAATCAGGAGAGACTAGAAGAGGTtgaacatgcagaaaaaaacatatgttcACTTTCAGGATGGCACAGCAACTCATCCAGTGTCAATGTTGAGCCGCCAACTCCAGGCCGCAGTGTCAGCTCAGACTTACTCGACAAGCAGGAAAG TCAGGAAAACTCTAGTGAGTCTATCACCTCCTCATCTAGAGCTGAATCAGGGAGGTCCAGACCTAATGGTGATAACTCAAAGCACTCACCTCAGGACGCCTCATCAGACTCCTCTAACGGCAGAAAAGACGGGACGCCAGTGTCGGAGAAAAAAGTGCAG GTTAGTGTAGATTCTGGTTCAGAGGAAGAACAGACTGTAACCACCAGAATCTACAGGCGGCGTCTCATTATAAAG GGAGAAGAAGCAAAAAACATCCCAGGCGAGTCTGTGACAGAGGAGCACTACATGGACCACGATGGTAACCTCATCAGTAGAAAA GTGATCAGGAAGGTAATTCGGCGAGTCTCAACTCCCACTCCAGAAAACCAAGGAGGTGACAGGTGGCACAGTGACCTCCACCACAGTCCCACTCAGCAGGATTATGG